In Arachis hypogaea cultivar Tifrunner chromosome 17, arahy.Tifrunner.gnm2.J5K5, whole genome shotgun sequence, a single window of DNA contains:
- the LOC112767208 gene encoding uncharacterized protein, whose protein sequence is MLSFYKRQTQKVDGNIIKNPLICKVCSLAMMSLEKALGPESPRTRTELHADFESTSKKRKWQQGPQDHPPFAQEFFKDHMINSTKKEVFDIQLHLDTPFTPDKWRQFLALHHHQSMAKPEPIPPNHQNHQNHMSLDLDLNLTCESLKKKEAAVVAEGTNSNKLIIKKNNNEEEGLIRTPSWLSMSEGDNEKEMVATVCMRCHMLVMLCKSSPSCPNCKFMHPPDQNPSFLKKRCGPLFC, encoded by the exons ATGCTTTCATTCTACAAAAGACAGACGCAAAAGGTTGATGGCAATATAATTAAGAACCCTTTGATTTGTAAGGTGTGTAGCTTAGCTATGATGTCCCTTGAGAAAGCATTGGGTCCTGAGAGCCCAAGAACCAGAACCGAACTCCATGCAGATTTCGAATCCACTTCAAAGAAGAGAAAGTGGCAGCAGGGTCCCCAAGACCACCCACCATTTGCCCAAGAATTCTTCAAGGATCACATGATAAACTCAACAAAGAAAGAGGTCTTCGACATACAGCTTCACCTTGACACCCCTTTTACCCCAGATAAATGGCGTCAATTCCTcgctcttcatcatcatcag TCAATGGCGAAACCGGAACCGATACCTCCAAATCACCAGAATCATCAGAATCACATGAGCTTAGACCTTGATCTGAACTTGACATGTGAATCtctgaagaagaaagaagcagcAGTAGTAGCGGAGGGGACGAATTCGAACAAGCTTATTATTAAGAAGAATAATAATGAGGAGGAGGGTTTGATCCGTACTCCGTCGTGGCTGTCAATGTCAGAGGGAGATAATGAGAAAGAGATGGTTGCAACGGTTTGCATGCGGTGTCACATGCTGGTGATGCTGTGCAAATCTTCTCCTTCCTGTCCTAACTGCAAATTCATGCACCCACCAGATCAGAACCCCTCTTTCTTGAAGAAGAGGTGTGGCCCCCTCTTCTGCTAG